A single region of the Paraburkholderia megapolitana genome encodes:
- the fliG gene encoding flagellar motor switch protein FliG, with translation MKAEGVAKSALLLMSIGEEEAAQVFKFLAPREVQKIGVAMAALKNVTREQVEEVLTEFAKEAEQHTALSLDSSDYIRTVLTKALGEDKAGAIIDRILQGSDTSGIEGLKWMDSGAVAELIKNEHPQIIATILVHLDRDQASEIAAFLSERLRNDVLLRIATLDGIQPAALRELDDVLTGLLSGSDNLKRSPMGGIRTAAEILNFMSTSHEEAVLENVRQYDAELAQKIVDQMFVFENLLDLEDRAIQLLLKEVESESLIISLKGAPPALRQKFLSNMSQRAAELLAEDLDSRGPVRVSEVETQQRRILQVVRNLAESGQIALGGKAEDAYV, from the coding sequence ATGAAAGCTGAAGGCGTAGCCAAGAGCGCGCTCCTGCTGATGTCGATCGGCGAAGAGGAAGCCGCGCAGGTGTTCAAGTTCCTCGCGCCGCGCGAGGTGCAGAAGATCGGCGTCGCGATGGCCGCGCTGAAGAACGTGACGCGCGAGCAGGTCGAGGAAGTGCTGACCGAGTTCGCGAAGGAAGCCGAGCAGCACACCGCGCTGTCGCTCGATTCAAGCGACTACATCCGCACCGTGCTGACCAAAGCACTCGGCGAGGACAAGGCCGGTGCGATCATCGACCGTATCCTGCAAGGCAGCGATACGAGCGGGATCGAAGGCTTGAAGTGGATGGATTCGGGTGCGGTTGCCGAACTCATCAAGAACGAGCATCCGCAGATCATCGCGACGATCCTCGTGCATCTCGATCGCGATCAGGCGTCGGAGATCGCGGCGTTCCTCAGCGAGCGCCTGCGCAACGACGTGCTGCTGCGTATCGCGACACTCGACGGGATCCAGCCGGCCGCGCTGCGCGAACTCGACGATGTGCTGACCGGCCTGCTGTCCGGCAGCGACAACCTCAAGCGCAGCCCGATGGGCGGTATCCGCACGGCCGCGGAAATTCTCAACTTCATGTCGACCAGTCATGAAGAAGCGGTGCTCGAGAACGTGCGCCAGTACGACGCCGAACTTGCGCAGAAAATCGTCGACCAGATGTTCGTGTTCGAGAACCTGCTCGACCTCGAAGACCGCGCGATCCAGTTGCTGCTGAAGGAAGTCGAATCGGAGTCGCTGATCATCTCGCTGAAGGGCGCACCGCCCGCGCTGCGGCAGAAGTTCCTGTCGAACATGTCGCAACGCGCCGCCGAACTGCTCGCCGAAGATCTCGATTCGCGCGGTCCAGTGCGTGTGTCGGAGGTCGAGACGCAGCAGCGCCGCATCCTGCAGGTCGTGCGCAACCTCGCCGAAAGCGGACAGATTGCGCTAGGCGGCAAGGCCGAAGATGCGTATGTCTGA
- the fliL gene encoding flagellar basal body-associated protein FliL produces the protein MAITTPNQPTIVQVASPGPIKRVLLIALIALLAAAATGVGVWFFMSKRVATPTTASTATPPPSAVPVFFPLEPMTVNLQSDDGQQHYLRIGLTLKLNDQRTQDHLTEHMPEIRSRVLLALSNKHPDELAPLDGKRALAQELKTLIEQPTEPGGQPARVQDVLFTEFVVQ, from the coding sequence ATGGCAATCACGACCCCCAACCAGCCGACCATAGTCCAGGTGGCCTCACCGGGCCCGATCAAGCGCGTTCTGCTGATCGCGCTGATCGCGCTGCTCGCTGCGGCAGCAACTGGCGTGGGTGTGTGGTTCTTCATGAGCAAGCGCGTCGCGACACCGACGACGGCATCGACAGCAACGCCGCCCCCCTCCGCAGTACCCGTGTTCTTCCCGCTGGAGCCCATGACCGTCAACCTGCAATCCGACGACGGCCAGCAGCACTACCTGCGCATCGGCCTCACGTTGAAACTGAACGACCAGCGCACACAAGACCACTTAACTGAACACATGCCCGAAATCCGCAGCCGCGTGCTGCTGGCGCTGTCGAACAAACACCCCGACGAACTCGCGCCGCTCGACGGCAAGCGCGCGCTCGCCCAGGAACTGAAAACGCTGATCGAACAGCCGACCGAGCCGGGCGGCCAGCCCGCGCGCGTCCAGGACGTGCTGTTCACCGAATTCGTCGTGCAGTGA
- a CDS encoding flagellar protein FliT, whose protein sequence is MTNHAEYFARYEAIAAISSCMLAAAQRSLWNELEHLQDEYRFLVEALKEAELDVQLNDAERLRKYELLRRILADDAAIRELASPRLAKLSTLFASGRPGRVLKELYGAR, encoded by the coding sequence ATGACCAACCACGCAGAGTATTTCGCCCGCTACGAGGCGATCGCCGCGATTTCCAGTTGCATGCTGGCCGCCGCGCAACGTTCCCTGTGGAACGAGCTGGAGCACCTGCAGGACGAATACCGGTTTCTGGTCGAGGCGCTGAAAGAAGCGGAGCTCGACGTACAGCTCAACGACGCGGAACGGCTGCGCAAGTACGAACTGCTGCGCCGGATTCTCGCCGACGACGCTGCGATCCGCGAACTGGCCAGCCCGCGTCTCGCGAAGCTGTCGACGCTCTTCGCATCCGGGCGACCCGGTCGGGTGCTGAAGGAGTTGTACGGCGCGCGCTGA
- the fliF gene encoding flagellar basal-body MS-ring/collar protein FliF, protein MDSSANSLITPDARMGLASAPPGAGAAGAAGGTAGSGADLGGLGGGFAQRLPSLTQMRGNPRAPLIFAVALLVAVVAALVLWSRAPDYKVLYSNLSDRDGGSIIAALQQANIPYKFSDVGGAILVPADQVHEMRLRLAAAGLPKNGSVGFELMDNQKFGISQFAEQINYQRALEGELQQTIESISSVHSARVHLAIPKPSVFVRDRESPSASVLVDLYPGRVLDDGQVVAITHMVASAVPELPVRNVTIVDQDGNLLTQPSSGTGLDATQLKYVQQIERGTQQRIDAILAPLFGAGNAHSQVSADIDFSKLEQTAETYTPNATPQQSAIRSQQSSTATELSQGGASGVPGALSNQPPQPASAPLVSANGASAPAATPVSDRKDTTTNYELDKTVRHFEQGSGGIKRLSVAVVVNYQPQMDAKGHATMQPLATDKLAQVEQLVKDAMGYDAKRGDSVNVVNSAFMTDVEPTVDVPWWRAPDMIALAKQIATYLGIGAVALFLYFVMVKPALRRAFPAPAPVGAGHALPAPDEPMLLDGLPTTQHAGDAEDTNSLLAFENEKHKFERNLEYARKIARQDPKIVATVVKNWVSDES, encoded by the coding sequence ATGGATTCGTCAGCCAATTCTTTGATCACCCCCGACGCCCGCATGGGCCTCGCCAGCGCGCCGCCCGGCGCGGGCGCGGCCGGTGCGGCCGGCGGCACGGCGGGCAGCGGCGCCGACCTGGGCGGTCTGGGCGGCGGTTTTGCCCAGCGCCTGCCGTCGCTCACACAGATGCGCGGCAATCCGCGCGCCCCGCTGATCTTCGCCGTCGCCCTGCTCGTCGCCGTCGTGGCGGCGCTCGTCCTGTGGTCGCGCGCACCGGACTACAAGGTGCTCTACAGCAATCTGTCCGACCGCGACGGCGGCTCGATCATCGCCGCGCTGCAACAGGCCAACATCCCGTACAAGTTCAGCGATGTCGGCGGCGCGATCCTCGTGCCCGCCGATCAGGTTCACGAAATGCGTTTGCGTCTCGCCGCGGCGGGCCTGCCCAAGAACGGCTCGGTCGGCTTCGAGCTGATGGACAACCAGAAATTCGGCATCAGCCAGTTTGCCGAGCAGATCAACTATCAGCGCGCACTTGAAGGCGAACTGCAGCAGACGATCGAATCGATCTCGTCGGTACACTCGGCGCGCGTGCATCTGGCCATTCCGAAGCCGTCGGTGTTCGTACGCGATCGCGAGTCGCCGTCGGCATCGGTGCTCGTGGACCTGTATCCGGGCCGCGTGCTTGACGACGGCCAGGTGGTGGCGATCACGCATATGGTGGCGTCGGCGGTACCCGAGCTGCCGGTGCGCAACGTGACGATCGTCGACCAGGACGGCAACCTGCTCACGCAACCGTCTTCCGGCACCGGGCTCGATGCGACCCAGCTCAAGTACGTGCAGCAGATCGAACGCGGCACGCAGCAGCGCATCGACGCGATCCTCGCGCCGCTCTTCGGTGCGGGCAACGCGCATTCGCAGGTCAGCGCCGACATCGACTTCTCGAAGCTCGAACAGACCGCCGAAACCTACACGCCGAACGCCACGCCGCAGCAATCGGCGATCCGCAGCCAGCAGTCGAGCACCGCGACCGAACTGTCGCAAGGTGGCGCATCGGGCGTACCGGGTGCGCTGTCGAACCAGCCGCCGCAGCCCGCCTCCGCCCCGCTCGTCTCCGCCAACGGTGCGAGCGCGCCGGCCGCGACACCGGTCAGCGATCGCAAGGACACGACCACCAACTACGAGCTCGACAAGACGGTGCGCCATTTCGAGCAGGGCTCGGGCGGGATCAAGCGGCTTTCGGTGGCGGTGGTGGTGAACTATCAACCGCAGATGGACGCGAAGGGCCACGCGACGATGCAGCCGCTCGCCACCGACAAGCTCGCGCAGGTCGAACAGCTCGTGAAGGATGCGATGGGCTACGACGCGAAGCGCGGCGACTCGGTGAACGTGGTGAACAGCGCGTTCATGACCGACGTCGAACCGACCGTGGATGTGCCGTGGTGGCGCGCACCGGACATGATCGCGCTCGCGAAGCAGATCGCGACGTACCTCGGTATCGGCGCGGTCGCCCTGTTCCTCTACTTCGTGATGGTGAAGCCGGCGCTGCGCCGCGCCTTCCCGGCGCCCGCGCCGGTCGGCGCCGGTCATGCGCTGCCCGCGCCGGACGAACCGATGCTGCTCGACGGCCTGCCGACGACGCAACACGCCGGCGACGCGGAAGACACCAACAGCCTGCTCGCGTTCGAAAACGAGAAGCACAAGTTCGAGCGGAACCTGGAATATGCGCGCAAGATCGCGCGCCAGGATCCGAAGATCGTCGCAACCGTCGTCAAGAACTGGGTGTCCGATGAAAGCTGA
- the fliS gene encoding flagellar export chaperone FliS, which yields MFSPGHSGANAYARVGVETGVMGASPHRLIVMLYQGARKAIALARLHLQQGNVAARGEAIGKAIQIVASGLQPSLNIEAGGEIAERLDGLYGYMTRRLLEANLKQSEAMLIEVDGLLATLEDAWIGIAPEVARMAAQSPAENIR from the coding sequence ATGTTTTCCCCAGGACACTCTGGAGCCAATGCGTACGCACGCGTCGGAGTCGAAACAGGGGTGATGGGCGCGAGTCCGCATCGTCTGATCGTGATGCTGTATCAGGGGGCGCGTAAGGCGATTGCGCTGGCGCGGCTGCATCTGCAGCAAGGCAATGTCGCGGCGCGCGGCGAAGCGATCGGCAAGGCGATCCAGATCGTCGCGAGCGGTTTGCAGCCGTCGCTGAATATCGAGGCCGGCGGCGAGATCGCGGAACGGCTGGATGGCTTGTATGGCTATATGACGCGACGTTTGCTGGAAGCCAACCTGAAGCAGAGCGAAGCGATGCTGATCGAGGTGGACGGCCTGCTCGCGACGCTCGAAGACGCATGGATCGGAATTGCACCCGAAGTGGCGCGCATGGCGGCTCAATCGCCGGCAGAAAACATCAGATGA
- the fliH gene encoding flagellar assembly protein FliH, with amino-acid sequence MRMSDQDSSSGKPGSGGLSAYQRWEMASFDPAPPPEPTDEHAFEAELQRLRDAAHAQGVASGHVAGQALGYQAGYEQGHTQGFEQGIAEAHAQAASLAALAQSFKTALDGAQADVSETLVALALDIAQQVVRQHVQHDPTALIAAAREVLAAEPALSGAPHLVVSPADLPVVEAYLLEELQARGWTLRTDPAVDRGGCRAHAATGEIDAGIATRWERVAAALGKVSTW; translated from the coding sequence ATGCGTATGTCTGACCAGGACTCGTCGTCGGGCAAACCCGGTAGCGGCGGTCTCTCGGCGTACCAGCGCTGGGAGATGGCATCGTTCGACCCAGCCCCGCCGCCCGAACCCACCGACGAACACGCCTTCGAAGCCGAGCTGCAACGGCTGCGCGATGCCGCGCATGCGCAGGGCGTCGCGTCGGGCCATGTCGCTGGGCAGGCGCTCGGCTATCAGGCCGGCTACGAACAAGGTCATACGCAGGGTTTTGAGCAGGGCATCGCCGAAGCGCATGCGCAAGCGGCAAGCCTCGCGGCGCTCGCGCAATCGTTCAAGACTGCACTCGACGGTGCGCAGGCAGACGTGTCGGAAACGCTCGTCGCACTTGCGCTCGATATTGCGCAACAGGTTGTGCGACAGCATGTGCAGCACGATCCGACCGCGCTGATCGCGGCCGCACGCGAAGTGCTTGCCGCGGAACCGGCTCTGTCGGGCGCGCCGCATCTGGTCGTTAGCCCCGCCGATCTGCCGGTTGTCGAAGCCTATCTGCTCGAAGAACTGCAGGCGCGCGGCTGGACGCTGCGCACCGATCCTGCAGTGGATCGGGGCGGCTGCCGCGCACACGCCGCAACCGGCGAAATCGACGCAGGTATTGCGACACGCTGGGAGCGGGTTGCAGCGGCGCTCGGCAAGGTGAGCACATGGTGA
- a CDS encoding flagellar hook-length control protein FliK: MSTLSLIGALSGASSGASSAGSGSAASNGVSSFAQTLQQSIGAQNNAANAGGSAAQKAPASSSASSSSPSSSSAASSTPGVHDVPAQDNSGASSDAGAANGQQDAGSSPATSSGDASQTAGSNAANKPSGGGASKSQGADGATVPMTAAEAAAAAAAAAAQAQAQVGTVATQSATLPDNANAALPTDATPTTTTNTPPTTPGKKAASTDPRSVHDALQAALNALTGGQGPVPVPAIGAIAGATATNAASTTGANPGDASVALHGTSTSKGFALGAALADGKGTHAGNATTTATANSGTTGAADTDAARSAADALMTATTDTSNTQVAKDNADAVRATLAASQAAANTPTAATQSANPAIAATAAAITPQVGSPDWEDALSQKVVFLSNAHQQTAELTLNPRDLGPLQVVLQVADNHAHALFVSQHQQVRDAVEAALPKLREAMESGGIGLGSASVSDGFAGQTGQQAQGEGGRGRGQGRSGSDGTSELSGAVTAPTRRTVGLVDTFV, from the coding sequence ATGTCGACTCTTTCACTGATCGGAGCGCTGTCCGGCGCGAGCAGCGGTGCATCGTCTGCCGGGTCTGGCTCGGCGGCGTCGAATGGCGTGTCGTCGTTTGCGCAGACGCTGCAGCAGAGCATTGGCGCGCAGAACAATGCTGCGAATGCCGGTGGTAGCGCGGCGCAGAAGGCGCCGGCCTCGTCGTCGGCATCTTCGTCTTCGCCTTCATCTTCGTCCGCTGCATCGTCTACGCCGGGTGTGCACGATGTGCCGGCGCAGGACAACAGCGGTGCGTCGAGCGATGCGGGGGCAGCGAACGGCCAGCAGGATGCGGGCAGCTCGCCGGCGACTTCGTCGGGCGATGCATCGCAGACCGCGGGCAGCAACGCGGCAAACAAGCCATCGGGCGGCGGCGCATCGAAGTCGCAAGGTGCGGATGGTGCGACTGTACCGATGACGGCCGCTGAAGCAGCGGCTGCTGCTGCGGCTGCCGCGGCGCAGGCACAAGCTCAGGTGGGTACAGTGGCGACCCAGTCCGCGACTCTTCCCGACAACGCCAACGCAGCGCTGCCAACCGACGCCACGCCGACAACGACGACCAACACGCCGCCGACGACACCGGGCAAGAAAGCAGCCAGCACCGATCCCAGGTCGGTGCACGATGCATTGCAAGCCGCGTTGAATGCACTGACAGGTGGTCAGGGCCCGGTGCCGGTGCCGGCTATTGGCGCGATCGCCGGCGCGACCGCGACCAATGCAGCGTCGACGACCGGCGCGAACCCTGGCGATGCAAGCGTGGCACTACACGGCACGTCGACCAGCAAGGGTTTCGCACTCGGTGCAGCGTTAGCGGATGGCAAAGGCACGCACGCAGGCAACGCAACGACGACAGCGACGGCCAACAGCGGAACGACAGGCGCGGCGGACACAGACGCCGCCCGTAGCGCGGCGGACGCGTTGATGACCGCCACCACGGATACATCGAACACCCAGGTCGCAAAGGACAACGCGGACGCGGTGCGCGCAACGCTTGCGGCCTCGCAGGCCGCGGCGAACACACCGACTGCGGCCACGCAGAGCGCCAATCCGGCGATAGCCGCGACGGCCGCAGCCATCACACCGCAGGTCGGCAGCCCTGACTGGGAGGATGCGTTGAGCCAGAAGGTGGTGTTCCTGTCGAACGCCCACCAGCAGACGGCGGAACTCACGTTGAACCCACGCGATCTCGGACCGTTGCAGGTGGTGCTGCAGGTAGCGGACAACCATGCGCACGCGTTGTTCGTGTCGCAACATCAGCAGGTACGCGACGCAGTGGAAGCGGCGTTGCCGAAGCTGCGCGAGGCGATGGAGTCAGGCGGCATCGGTTTGGGTAGTGCGAGCGTCAGCGATGGTTTCGCGGGGCAAACCGGGCAACAGGCGCAAGGTGAAGGAGGACGCGGCCGTGGGCAAGGCCGCTCCGGTAGCGACGGTACAAGCGAGTTGTCTGGCGCAGTCACGGCGCCGACGCGACGTACGGTGGGACTCGTCGATACGTTTGTCTGA
- the fliJ gene encoding flagellar export protein FliJ, which yields MGQHLPLKTLIGLAQDDVDAAAQRLGRAQRERGDVQAQLDALIQYRDEYHARFANSAQAGMPAGNMRNFQAFIDTLNAAIEQQRGLLVTASARVEAAKPEWQRQRQKLGSYEVLQARGAAIEAQQNARREQRDTDEHAARILRMRAEGV from the coding sequence ATGGGCCAACATCTTCCGCTCAAGACGCTGATCGGCCTTGCCCAGGACGACGTGGATGCAGCGGCGCAGCGACTCGGCCGCGCGCAGCGCGAACGCGGCGACGTGCAGGCACAGCTCGACGCGCTGATCCAGTATCGCGACGAATACCACGCGCGCTTCGCAAATTCGGCGCAGGCGGGCATGCCGGCTGGCAACATGCGCAACTTTCAGGCGTTCATCGATACGCTCAATGCCGCGATCGAACAGCAGCGCGGGCTGCTCGTGACGGCGAGCGCCCGCGTCGAGGCGGCGAAACCGGAGTGGCAGCGCCAGCGCCAGAAACTCGGTTCTTACGAAGTGCTGCAGGCGCGCGGTGCCGCGATCGAGGCACAGCAAAACGCGCGCCGCGAACAGCGCGACACCGACGAACACGCAGCAAGAATTCTCCGGATGCGGGCCGAAGGCGTGTGA
- the fliI gene encoding flagellar protein export ATPase FliI produces MVKPTLDDIRASDLTPLERELAFASFGVVEPVEKAEREVATVVVAAPAARAAHAALFKDEAAVAAAAGNPHTLAWRTRLDGLRARNAIARPLRACGRLTRAAGLVLEAVGLRLSVGSEVMIELPPGSSLPMAEAEVVGFAGDRLFLMPTTEVAGLLPGARVYPLESAPIADPLAGAKRLPVGWELLGRVVDASGRPLDGFGPLGTQRDAPLSAPTINPLKREPIHQVLDVGVRAINALLTVGRGQRMGLFAGSGVGKSVLLGTMARYTSAEVIVIGLIGERGREVKEFIEQILGEEGLARAVVVAAPADVSPLLRMQGAAYATSLAEYFRDEGKHVLLLMDSLTRYAMAQREIALAVGEPPATKGYPPSVFAKLPALVERTGNGPAGGGSITAFYTVLTEGDDQQDPIADSARAILDGHIVLSRSLAEAGHYPAIDIEASISRAMTALIDDAHLEKTRIFKQMLSRYQRNRDLINVGAYSSGRDALLDRAIALYPRIEAFLQQGMAECAGFASSVELLDALFTQGG; encoded by the coding sequence ATGGTGAAGCCGACGCTCGACGACATTCGCGCCAGCGATCTCACGCCGCTTGAACGCGAGCTGGCGTTTGCGTCGTTTGGTGTGGTCGAGCCGGTGGAGAAGGCCGAGCGTGAGGTTGCGACGGTTGTCGTGGCGGCACCGGCTGCACGCGCCGCACACGCTGCATTGTTCAAGGATGAGGCCGCTGTCGCCGCTGCCGCCGGCAACCCACACACACTTGCGTGGCGCACGCGGCTCGACGGACTGCGGGCCCGCAATGCAATTGCGCGTCCGCTGCGTGCATGCGGACGGCTCACACGGGCAGCCGGTCTCGTGCTCGAAGCAGTCGGACTGCGGCTATCGGTGGGTTCGGAAGTGATGATCGAATTGCCGCCGGGCAGTTCGCTGCCGATGGCCGAAGCAGAAGTCGTCGGCTTCGCTGGCGACCGGCTGTTCCTGATGCCGACCACCGAAGTCGCCGGCCTGCTGCCTGGCGCGCGCGTCTATCCGCTCGAAAGCGCGCCGATTGCCGATCCGCTCGCGGGTGCGAAACGTCTGCCGGTCGGCTGGGAACTGCTTGGGCGCGTGGTCGACGCGTCGGGACGACCGCTCGACGGCTTCGGCCCACTCGGCACGCAGCGCGACGCCCCGCTCTCCGCACCGACGATCAACCCGCTCAAGCGCGAACCGATTCACCAGGTGCTCGACGTCGGCGTGCGCGCGATCAACGCGCTCCTGACCGTCGGACGCGGCCAGCGCATGGGGCTCTTCGCGGGCTCCGGCGTGGGCAAGTCGGTGCTGCTCGGCACGATGGCGCGCTACACCAGCGCAGAAGTCATCGTGATTGGACTGATCGGCGAACGCGGCCGCGAAGTGAAGGAATTCATCGAACAGATTCTCGGCGAGGAAGGACTCGCGCGCGCGGTCGTCGTCGCGGCACCCGCCGATGTGTCGCCGCTGCTGCGTATGCAGGGTGCGGCGTACGCGACATCGCTGGCGGAATACTTCCGCGACGAAGGCAAGCACGTGCTGCTGCTGATGGATTCGCTGACGCGCTATGCGATGGCGCAGCGTGAGATTGCGCTGGCGGTCGGCGAACCGCCAGCGACCAAAGGCTACCCGCCGTCGGTGTTCGCAAAGTTGCCCGCGCTCGTCGAGCGCACCGGCAACGGGCCGGCAGGCGGCGGCTCGATCACCGCGTTCTACACGGTGCTGACCGAAGGCGACGACCAGCAAGACCCGATCGCCGATTCGGCGCGCGCGATTCTCGACGGCCACATCGTGCTGTCGCGCTCGCTGGCGGAAGCCGGCCACTATCCGGCCATCGATATTGAAGCGTCGATCAGCCGCGCGATGACGGCGCTGATCGACGACGCGCATCTCGAGAAAACGCGAATCTTCAAGCAGATGCTGTCGCGCTACCAGCGCAATCGCGACCTGATCAACGTGGGCGCTTATTCGAGCGGCCGCGATGCGCTGCTCGACCGCGCGATCGCACTGTATCCGCGCATCGAAGCGTTCCTGCAGCAGGGCATGGCCGAATGTGCCGGTTTCGCATCGAGCGTCGAGTTGCTCGACGCACTGTTCACCCAGGGAGGTTGA
- the fliM gene encoding flagellar motor switch protein FliM — translation MGHEEFMSQEEVDALLKGVTGETDTETEPADRSGVRPYNIATQERIVRGRMPGLEIINDRFARLLRVGIFNFMRRTAEISVGPVKVLKYSEFTRNLPIPTNLNLVHVKPLRGTSLFVFDPNLVFFVVDNLFGGDGRFHTRVEGRDFTATEQRIISKLLNLVFEHYGSAWKSVRPLQFEFVRSEMHTQFANVATPNEIVIVTQFSIEFGSTGGTLHICMPYSMIEPIRDVLSSPIQGEALEVDRRWVRVLSQQVQAAEVELTADLAQIPVTFQQILNMRAGDVLPINIPEHIVAKVDGVPVMECGYGIFNGQYALRVQKMISATDTTKEGGYE, via the coding sequence ATGGGCCACGAAGAGTTCATGTCCCAGGAGGAGGTCGATGCGCTCCTCAAGGGCGTCACCGGCGAAACCGACACCGAGACCGAGCCGGCCGACCGCTCGGGCGTACGCCCGTACAACATCGCGACGCAGGAACGCATCGTCCGCGGCCGGATGCCTGGCCTCGAGATCATCAACGATCGCTTCGCGCGGCTGCTGCGCGTCGGCATCTTCAACTTCATGCGGCGTACCGCGGAGATCTCGGTTGGTCCGGTAAAGGTCCTGAAGTACAGCGAGTTCACCCGCAACCTGCCGATCCCGACCAACCTCAATCTCGTTCACGTGAAGCCGCTGCGCGGCACGTCGCTGTTCGTCTTCGATCCGAACCTCGTGTTCTTCGTCGTCGACAACCTGTTCGGCGGCGACGGCCGGTTTCATACGCGCGTCGAAGGACGCGATTTCACGGCGACCGAGCAACGCATCATCAGCAAGCTGCTGAACCTCGTGTTCGAGCACTACGGCAGCGCGTGGAAAAGCGTGCGGCCGCTGCAATTCGAATTCGTGCGCTCGGAGATGCACACGCAGTTCGCGAACGTCGCGACGCCGAACGAGATCGTCATCGTCACGCAGTTCTCGATCGAGTTCGGTTCGACCGGCGGCACGCTGCATATCTGCATGCCGTATTCGATGATCGAGCCGATCCGCGACGTGCTGTCCTCGCCGATCCAGGGCGAAGCACTCGAAGTCGATCGTCGCTGGGTGCGCGTGCTGTCGCAACAGGTGCAGGCCGCGGAAGTCGAACTCACCGCCGATCTCGCGCAGATCCCGGTGACGTTCCAGCAAATTCTCAACATGCGCGCCGGCGATGTGCTGCCGATCAACATCCCCGAGCACATCGTCGCGAAGGTCGACGGCGTGCCGGTGATGGAATGCGGCTACGGAATTTTCAATGGTCAGTACGCGTTGCGCGTCCAGAAGATGATCAGCGCAACCGACACGACGAAGGAAGGTGGATATGAGTGA
- the fliN gene encoding flagellar motor switch protein FliN — MSDLNSAPEAQLPVGEPKLASPETAADPALDDWASALAEQNNGAELNASTAGVFQPLSKVEPTATRNDIDMILDIPVQMTVELGRTKIAIRNLLQLAQGSVVELDGLAGEPMDVLVNGCLIAQGEVVVVNDKFGIRLTDIITPSERIRKLNR; from the coding sequence ATGAGTGACCTGAATAGCGCACCGGAAGCGCAGCTTCCGGTCGGCGAACCGAAGCTCGCCAGCCCCGAAACGGCTGCGGACCCGGCGCTCGACGACTGGGCCAGCGCGCTCGCCGAGCAGAACAACGGCGCCGAACTGAACGCATCGACGGCCGGCGTCTTCCAGCCGCTGTCGAAGGTCGAACCGACCGCCACGCGCAACGACATCGACATGATTCTGGACATCCCCGTCCAGATGACCGTCGAACTCGGCCGCACGAAGATCGCGATCCGCAACCTGCTGCAGCTTGCGCAGGGCTCAGTCGTGGAACTCGACGGGCTTGCCGGCGAACCGATGGACGTGCTCGTGAACGGCTGCCTGATCGCTCAAGGCGAGGTGGTCGTCGTCAACGACAAGTTCGGCATCCGGTTGACGGACATCATCACGCCGTCGGAACGCATCCGGAAACTCAATCGATGA
- the fliE gene encoding flagellar hook-basal body complex protein FliE produces MTVPVNPLASALQQMQSMAAQAAGGSTSKAADSASDAADVGGFGSALKASIDKISNDQQNALGEAKAFELGSANVSLNDVMVDMQKANVGFQFGLQVRNKLVAAYNEISQISV; encoded by the coding sequence ATGACTGTGCCCGTGAACCCCCTTGCGTCCGCGCTGCAACAGATGCAGTCGATGGCAGCCCAGGCGGCCGGCGGCTCGACCTCGAAGGCCGCGGACAGTGCGTCCGATGCCGCGGATGTCGGCGGCTTTGGGTCGGCGCTGAAGGCATCGATCGACAAGATCAGCAACGACCAGCAGAACGCGCTCGGCGAAGCCAAAGCGTTCGAACTCGGCTCGGCGAACGTGTCGCTGAACGACGTGATGGTCGACATGCAAAAAGCCAATGTCGGCTTCCAGTTCGGTCTGCAGGTGCGTAACAAACTGGTCGCCGCGTACAACGAAATCTCGCAGATCTCGGTCTGA